From a region of the Alphaproteobacteria bacterium genome:
- a CDS encoding SGNH/GDSL hydrolase family protein → MSDADFQEQQDHYAKVFTQVGDLVTPPRYYVMGDSHSLFFAGAEQVLDTHTVFGPIHQGVRVIHMGSGLATSLAKAGGRNLSREKIAKALPEVTANGNPPIVLVFGEMDCRFHIRQRAQAANNDTVDGWAMSAQVTALRYISFVMELKLNGFKPFVYAPVASTPRPADAHRYLTIGTTMERNWLTIQFTGMLRELCRARGIEVISLIDKLVDEKLNTVPDFSSDDVHLSQRYWPLWESRTKGLL, encoded by the coding sequence ATGAGTGATGCCGATTTTCAGGAACAGCAAGACCATTACGCCAAGGTCTTCACCCAAGTGGGGGATTTGGTAACGCCGCCGCGTTATTACGTGATGGGCGACAGCCACAGTCTGTTTTTTGCGGGCGCGGAGCAGGTGCTGGATACCCATACTGTCTTTGGCCCCATTCATCAGGGGGTGCGCGTTATTCACATGGGCTCTGGCCTTGCGACTTCGCTGGCCAAGGCTGGCGGGCGGAATTTATCGCGCGAGAAAATTGCCAAGGCGTTGCCCGAAGTTACGGCGAATGGCAATCCGCCCATCGTATTGGTGTTTGGTGAAATGGATTGCCGTTTCCATATTCGCCAACGTGCGCAAGCCGCGAATAACGACACGGTTGATGGCTGGGCTATGTCGGCGCAGGTGACGGCACTGCGTTACATTTCATTTGTGATGGAATTAAAACTGAACGGGTTTAAACCGTTCGTGTATGCGCCCGTTGCCAGCACGCCGCGCCCTGCGGATGCGCATCGCTACCTTACCATCGGCACGACGATGGAGCGCAACTGGCTAACCATTCAGTTCACCGGCATGCTGCGTGAATTATGCCGTGCGCGTGGGATTGAGGTTATTTCACTTATCGACAAACTGGTGGATGAAAAGCTGAATACCGTGCCGGATTTTTCCAGCGATGATGTGCATTTAAGCCAGCGTTATTGGCCATTGTGGGAATCGCGCACTAAAGGCCTTCTATAA
- a CDS encoding ABC transporter ATP-binding protein, whose amino-acid sequence MSFVPNPTQNTTTAPNLVEARRLTKRFGGLLAVDNVSFVIKPKAITAIIGPNGAGKTTVFNCLTGFYRPTSGTLTAYTGVGGAAFDLAKLPTHQIGVKAGLARTFQNIRLFKRLSVLENALAGQHGALMKASGFSVAGLLNLPSYRAAERMAVEKARFWLEKLGLIDLADAEAGSLPYGAQRRLEIARALCMDPKLLCLDEPAAGLNPQESGALAEFLKSLRDTFDVSVLLIEHDMSVVMGISDHVIVLDHGAKIAQGTAAQVRENPEVIKAYLGVDDEAQ is encoded by the coding sequence ATGTCCTTTGTTCCCAATCCTACGCAAAACACAACCACAGCGCCTAATCTTGTTGAGGCGCGCCGGCTGACCAAACGCTTTGGCGGGTTGCTGGCGGTTGATAATGTAAGTTTTGTAATTAAACCGAAAGCCATCACCGCCATTATTGGCCCCAACGGTGCGGGTAAGACAACCGTGTTCAATTGCCTGACCGGATTTTATCGCCCCACATCCGGCACGCTTACGGCATATACGGGCGTTGGCGGTGCTGCGTTTGACCTTGCGAAATTGCCAACCCACCAAATTGGTGTAAAGGCAGGCTTGGCGCGCACATTCCAGAACATCCGGTTGTTCAAGCGCCTGTCGGTTCTGGAAAACGCATTGGCAGGCCAGCATGGTGCGCTGATGAAGGCATCAGGCTTTAGCGTGGCGGGTTTGTTGAATTTGCCATCCTACCGCGCGGCTGAACGTATGGCGGTTGAAAAAGCACGTTTTTGGCTTGAAAAGCTGGGCCTGATTGATTTAGCCGATGCGGAGGCAGGCAGTTTGCCCTATGGCGCGCAGCGGCGGTTGGAAATTGCGCGCGCATTATGTATGGACCCAAAATTATTATGCCTTGATGAACCAGCGGCGGGGTTGAACCCGCAGGAATCCGGTGCGCTGGCTGAATTTTTAAAAAGCCTGCGCGATACGTTTGATGTATCGGTGCTGCTGATTGAACATGATATGAGCGTGGTCATGGGCATTTCCGACCATGTGATTGTACTGGATCATGGCGCAAAGATTGCCCAAGGAACAGCAGCGCAGGTGCGTGAAAACCCCGAAGTCATCAAAGCGTATTTAGGGGTGGATGATGAGGCCCAATAA
- a CDS encoding DNA polymerase, which translates to MNNAPLQDNQVGWLLLDLNSFFASCEQQEQPHLRGKPIIIVPMMSDGTCAIAASYEAKKFGIKTGTKVYDAKQRCPDLILVQARHKIYTQYHHKIIAAVECCIPVEKVLSVDEMACRLEPQERHVEVAKDLAHKIKRVISEQVGECLTCSIGLAPNMFLAKVASDMQKPNGLTVITKNDLPHALYKLKLIEICGIGRQMEKRPNHAGIWTVPDLMATPRGQMRLIWGGAHGVLFHELLHGADLQLPSSGLTKSMSHQHVLEPKLRTMAGAMDFSHHLLAKAAERLRKGEYYCSRLVLHVSFKNNEQNSEINQWGNWAGWGNETSFPETQETNYLMHRLRELWQDAMRPPYIQMKPLKVGVVLCGLVPKEAHQPDLFAPPEKVFERPLPRPTAPLNHLVDEINARYGRHTISFGMRGSEAKKFTGHAAFQRVPDEWEY; encoded by the coding sequence ATGAACAACGCGCCATTGCAAGATAACCAAGTTGGCTGGCTTTTGCTGGATTTAAACTCGTTTTTTGCATCCTGCGAACAGCAGGAGCAACCGCATCTGCGCGGTAAGCCGATTATCATCGTGCCGATGATGAGCGATGGCACCTGCGCGATTGCCGCAAGTTATGAAGCCAAAAAATTCGGCATCAAAACCGGCACCAAAGTATATGACGCCAAACAACGCTGCCCCGATTTAATTCTGGTGCAGGCGCGGCACAAAATTTATACGCAGTACCATCATAAAATTATCGCGGCGGTCGAGTGCTGTATTCCGGTTGAAAAAGTTTTGTCGGTGGATGAAATGGCGTGCCGTTTGGAACCGCAAGAACGCCATGTGGAAGTCGCTAAGGATCTCGCCCATAAAATCAAACGCGTGATAAGCGAACAGGTGGGGGAATGCCTGACCTGTTCTATCGGCCTTGCGCCCAACATGTTTTTGGCAAAGGTTGCCAGCGATATGCAAAAGCCCAATGGCCTGACGGTCATCACCAAAAACGATTTGCCGCATGCCCTTTACAAACTGAAATTGATTGAAATATGCGGCATTGGGAGGCAGATGGAAAAACGCCCTAACCATGCGGGCATCTGGACGGTGCCGGATTTAATGGCAACCCCGCGCGGGCAAATGCGCCTGATATGGGGCGGGGCGCATGGCGTGTTGTTCCATGAATTGCTGCACGGCGCGGATTTGCAATTGCCATCATCCGGCCTTACCAAAAGCATGAGCCATCAACATGTGCTGGAACCCAAATTGCGTACCATGGCAGGGGCGATGGATTTTTCGCATCATTTATTGGCAAAAGCGGCAGAGCGCCTGCGCAAAGGTGAATATTATTGCAGCCGTTTAGTGTTGCATGTTTCATTTAAAAATAACGAGCAGAATTCCGAAATCAATCAGTGGGGCAATTGGGCAGGGTGGGGCAATGAAACATCGTTCCCTGAAACGCAGGAAACGAATTACCTGATGCACCGCCTGCGGGAGTTGTGGCAAGACGCAATGCGCCCGCCCTATATCCAAATGAAACCGCTGAAAGTTGGCGTGGTGCTGTGCGGATTAGTGCCAAAGGAAGCGCACCAGCCGGATTTATTTGCACCGCCCGAAAAGGTATTTGAACGGCCATTGCCCAGGCCAACCGCGCCGCTTAATCATCTGGTGGATGAAATCAACGCACGTTATGGCCGCCATACCATTAGCTTTGGCATGCGCGGCAGTGAAGCCAAAAAGTTTACCGGCCATGCCGCATTCCAGCGCGTGCCGGACGAGTGGGAGTATTGA
- a CDS encoding glycosyltransferase produces MRILHIMAGNGNGGAEVYSTDVMLALHEKGINQCVVMRETAPRYNELKAAGIRMAPEVLHNPFRPWQRHKMKQVIAREKPDIIHCWMRRAASLVPASAAKTGPLIGWFGNYEVIKHYAHCTDYVGVTKDIIAHTIREGVAAQDATYIPTFPSIIDAPALDRATLNTPADAKVILTLSRLHPKKGLDTLMHATKDFADCYLWLAGDGPMQKELEALAAKLGIENRVRFLGWRTDRGALLKAADICAMPSNYEPFGTVILEAWSAKVPFVACESAGPAAHIVNEHNGLMVPINDAPSLGAAIRRMLDDKALQEKTVANGYAEYVANFTKEAVTQRWLAHYQHLLNKFKQSKTSAA; encoded by the coding sequence ATGCGCATTCTTCACATCATGGCGGGTAACGGCAATGGCGGGGCGGAGGTTTATTCAACCGACGTGATGCTCGCCTTACATGAAAAGGGAATTAATCAATGCGTAGTCATGCGCGAAACCGCGCCGCGCTATAATGAATTGAAAGCCGCCGGCATTCGCATGGCACCGGAAGTTCTCCATAACCCTTTTCGCCCGTGGCAACGCCACAAAATGAAACAGGTGATTGCCCGTGAAAAGCCGGACATCATCCATTGCTGGATGCGCCGCGCGGCAAGTCTGGTTCCAGCCTCCGCCGCAAAAACTGGCCCGCTGATTGGCTGGTTTGGCAATTACGAAGTCATCAAGCATTACGCGCATTGCACCGATTATGTCGGCGTGACCAAGGATATTATTGCCCATACCATCCGTGAAGGCGTTGCAGCACAAGATGCAACCTATATCCCCACCTTCCCTTCAATTATTGATGCGCCTGCGCTTGACCGCGCCACATTAAATACACCCGCAGATGCAAAAGTTATTCTTACCCTATCGCGTCTTCACCCTAAAAAGGGTCTAGATACACTTATGCATGCGACAAAGGATTTTGCAGACTGCTATCTGTGGCTTGCAGGCGATGGCCCGATGCAAAAGGAACTGGAAGCCTTGGCAGCAAAACTTGGCATTGAAAACCGCGTACGGTTTTTGGGCTGGCGCACCGATCGCGGCGCGTTGCTAAAGGCGGCAGATATATGCGCCATGCCATCGAATTACGAACCATTTGGTACCGTTATTCTGGAAGCTTGGAGCGCAAAGGTTCCGTTTGTTGCGTGTGAAAGCGCAGGCCCCGCCGCACATATTGTAAATGAACATAACGGCCTGATGGTGCCGATTAATGATGCGCCTTCGCTGGGCGCTGCCATCCGCCGCATGCTGGATGATAAAGCCTTGCAAGAAAAAACGGTCGCCAATGGCTATGCGGAATATGTGGCAAACTTCACCAAGGAAGCCGTGACCCAGCGCTGGCTTGCCCATTACCAGCACCTACTCAATAAATTCAAACAATCAAAAACCAGCGCCGCATGA
- a CDS encoding ABC transporter ATP-binding protein, which produces MLCFKDVSSSYGPVDVLHHVSLDVQQGEIVTLIGANGAGKTTLLMTLCGNPRAKTGTITFNGRDITYLPTDEIMRGRIAHVPEGRHIFPRMTVLENLQLGGYFESAAHNAQDLEKVFTLFPRLQERMKQIAGTLSGGEQQMLALGRAMMSRPALLLLDEPSLGLAPLIVKDIFASLKRLNETEKLTIFLVEQNANAALKLAHKGHVLVGGCITLSGTGQELLNHPAVRAAYLEGHHERKSA; this is translated from the coding sequence ATGTTGTGCTTTAAAGATGTATCATCATCATATGGCCCGGTTGATGTGCTGCATCATGTCAGTTTGGATGTGCAGCAGGGCGAAATTGTCACGCTGATTGGCGCAAATGGTGCAGGTAAAACCACATTGTTGATGACACTGTGCGGTAATCCGCGCGCAAAAACCGGCACCATTACGTTTAATGGCCGCGATATTACCTATTTGCCAACCGATGAGATTATGCGCGGGCGCATCGCGCATGTGCCAGAAGGCCGCCATATCTTTCCGCGCATGACGGTTTTGGAAAATCTGCAACTGGGCGGCTATTTTGAAAGCGCCGCACATAACGCGCAGGATCTGGAAAAAGTTTTTACCTTATTCCCGCGTTTACAAGAACGCATGAAACAAATTGCTGGAACATTATCCGGCGGGGAACAGCAAATGCTGGCACTGGGCCGCGCCATGATGTCGCGCCCCGCGCTGCTGTTATTGGATGAGCCATCACTGGGTTTAGCGCCGCTGATTGTAAAGGATATTTTTGCCAGCCTTAAACGCCTGAATGAAACCGAAAAACTGACCATCTTTTTGGTGGAACAAAATGCCAATGCCGCGCTGAAATTGGCGCATAAAGGCCATGTTTTGGTGGGAGGGTGTATTACGCTTTCCGGCACGGGCCAAGAATTACTCAACCATCCCGCAGTGAGAGCTGCGTATCTCGAAGGTCATCACGAAAGGAAGTCTGCATGA
- a CDS encoding class I SAM-dependent methyltransferase, with translation MALNPLQNNNNTGDAYDAMPYASYPYPETNPLLLQGLAALYGLKPASPTKARILEIGCAEGVNIIGIAALFPHAECVGIDMSARQIETAKRHAATLALPNVKLEAISLSDIPASWGQFDYIIAHGMLSWVAPPIQAKLMEMCGNRLSPHGVAYISFNALPGWHMVRMVRDMMLFHSENAPSPQAKAVSARDMLRTVTAITAPRGSAYSAFLQSEQDTIKNKPDAYLLHDHLEENNHAFYLQDFVKMANAHGLSYIADTDLTTQGKVNPPPELLPLLSATTDRVRQEQYIDFITSRRFRSALLCRKDAPLRADVPPSILRAMHVLSHFTVETAADGAKAYRVAGKLDMNGSDGDVARLIEQLDKQAGQSMPLAPFIDALPSAGQQAFMEKILMLVFAGGFTLLQEPMQHCASISPRPIAFPLARYQASQQEWAMTQRMDVRPLNMMERVALCNMDGYHDIPQIIEAVKSYIPEGDTTALPEIMRKLAQDGLVAG, from the coding sequence TTGGCACTAAACCCCTTACAAAACAACAACAATACAGGCGACGCATACGATGCAATGCCGTATGCCAGCTATCCATACCCTGAAACCAATCCGTTATTGTTACAGGGTCTGGCTGCTCTTTATGGGTTGAAGCCCGCTTCACCTACCAAAGCACGTATTCTTGAAATTGGCTGCGCCGAAGGCGTGAACATCATCGGCATCGCGGCGCTGTTCCCACATGCCGAATGCGTGGGCATTGATATGTCCGCCCGCCAGATTGAAACGGCAAAGCGCCATGCGGCGACGCTTGCGCTGCCCAACGTCAAGCTGGAGGCGATTTCGCTTTCCGATATTCCGGCATCGTGGGGCCAGTTCGATTACATCATTGCGCATGGCATGTTGTCGTGGGTGGCGCCGCCAATTCAAGCAAAGCTAATGGAAATGTGCGGCAACCGGCTGTCGCCCCACGGCGTTGCCTATATCAGCTTTAATGCATTGCCGGGCTGGCACATGGTGCGCATGGTGCGCGATATGATGCTGTTTCACAGCGAGAACGCCCCATCACCGCAAGCCAAAGCAGTTAGCGCGCGCGATATGCTGCGCACCGTCACCGCCATTACCGCGCCGCGCGGTTCTGCCTATTCAGCCTTTTTGCAAAGCGAGCAAGACACCATCAAGAACAAGCCGGATGCGTATTTGCTGCACGATCATTTGGAAGAAAATAATCATGCGTTCTATCTGCAAGACTTCGTGAAAATGGCAAACGCGCATGGGCTTTCTTATATCGCGGATACGGATTTGACGACGCAGGGCAAGGTTAACCCGCCGCCTGAACTACTGCCGTTGCTGTCCGCAACAACTGACCGCGTTCGCCAAGAACAATATATCGATTTCATCACCAGCCGCCGCTTTCGCAGCGCGCTGCTCTGCCGCAAAGACGCGCCGCTGCGCGCCGATGTTCCGCCAAGCATCCTGCGCGCCATGCATGTGCTGTCGCATTTCACGGTTGAAACCGCAGCAGACGGCGCCAAAGCCTACCGCGTAGCGGGAAAGCTGGATATGAATGGCAGCGATGGTGATGTGGCGCGGTTGATTGAACAATTGGATAAACAAGCCGGGCAATCCATGCCGCTGGCGCCGTTTATTGATGCGCTGCCCAGTGCTGGTCAACAGGCGTTCATGGAAAAAATTCTGATGCTGGTATTCGCGGGTGGCTTTACCTTGTTGCAGGAGCCCATGCAGCATTGCGCCAGCATTTCGCCGCGCCCGATTGCATTTCCGCTCGCGCGGTATCAGGCGTCACAGCAGGAATGGGCGATGACGCAGCGCATGGACGTTCGCCCGCTGAATATGATGGAGCGCGTAGCCCTTTGTAACATGGATGGCTATCACGACATTCCGCAGATTATCGAAGCCGTAAAATCCTATATCCCCGAAGGCGATACCACCGCACTGCCGGAGATTATGCGCAAACTTGCACAAGACGGGCTAGTCGCCGGGTAA